From a region of the Azospirillum formosense genome:
- a CDS encoding FAD-binding oxidoreductase, producing the protein MGEFTLRTADRRDATLSEEAVNDLAARLRGPLLTPQSPGYDEARTIWNAMIDRRPGLIARCAGAADVMQAVRFARENGLLVSVRGGGHNIAGNSLCDGGLLIDLGALRFVHVDPVSRTARVAPGATLGDLDRETQAFGLAVPVGINSTTGIAGLTLGGGFGWLTRKYGLTVDNLLGADVVTADGKFLRASADENADLFWAIRGGGGNFGVVTSFTFRLHPVGPMVFAGLVVHPFAGAGDLMRRYRDATAALPDEATAWMVLRKAPPLPFLPPDVHGREVVVMPVIYAGEDEAAARKALEPVLSLGTPVGEHIGLMPYAAWQAAFDPLLVPGARNYWKSQNFTGLEDGLIDLLVEEAGRLPSDQCEIFVGLLGAAANRVPADATAYPHRDALFVMNVHARWNTPPEDSACIQWARGVSDRTARYATGGVYVNFVTDDEQRVQAAYGPNYERLRALKATYDPANLFCVNQNIAPSG; encoded by the coding sequence ATGGGCGAATTCACGCTTCGCACCGCCGACCGGCGGGACGCGACCCTTTCCGAGGAGGCCGTCAACGATCTTGCCGCCCGTCTGCGCGGCCCGCTGCTGACCCCGCAGTCGCCGGGCTATGACGAGGCCCGGACGATCTGGAACGCCATGATCGACCGCCGGCCCGGCCTGATCGCCCGCTGCGCCGGTGCCGCCGACGTCATGCAGGCGGTGCGCTTCGCGCGGGAGAACGGGCTGCTGGTCTCGGTGCGCGGCGGCGGTCACAACATCGCCGGCAACTCCCTGTGCGACGGCGGTCTGCTGATCGACCTCGGCGCCTTGCGCTTCGTCCATGTCGATCCGGTCAGCCGGACCGCGCGGGTGGCTCCGGGCGCCACGCTGGGCGATCTCGACCGGGAGACGCAGGCCTTCGGGCTGGCCGTGCCGGTCGGCATCAACTCGACCACCGGCATCGCCGGGCTGACGCTGGGCGGCGGATTCGGCTGGCTGACCCGAAAATACGGGCTGACGGTGGACAATCTGCTGGGCGCCGACGTGGTCACCGCCGACGGCAAGTTCCTGCGGGCCAGCGCCGACGAGAACGCCGACCTCTTCTGGGCCATCCGCGGCGGCGGCGGCAATTTCGGGGTCGTCACCTCCTTCACCTTCCGCCTGCACCCCGTGGGACCGATGGTGTTTGCCGGGCTGGTCGTCCATCCCTTCGCGGGGGCCGGTGACCTGATGCGCCGCTACCGCGACGCGACGGCGGCCCTGCCGGACGAGGCCACCGCCTGGATGGTGCTGCGCAAGGCACCGCCCCTGCCTTTCCTGCCGCCGGACGTGCACGGCAGGGAAGTGGTGGTCATGCCGGTGATTTACGCCGGAGAGGACGAGGCGGCGGCCCGCAAGGCGCTGGAACCGGTGCTGTCGCTGGGCACGCCGGTCGGCGAACATATCGGACTCATGCCCTACGCGGCGTGGCAGGCGGCCTTCGATCCGCTTCTGGTGCCGGGCGCGCGGAACTACTGGAAATCGCAGAACTTCACCGGGCTGGAGGACGGGCTGATCGACCTGCTGGTCGAGGAGGCCGGACGTCTTCCCTCCGACCAGTGCGAGATTTTCGTCGGCCTGCTTGGCGCGGCGGCTAACCGCGTGCCGGCGGACGCCACCGCCTACCCGCACCGCGACGCCCTGTTCGTCATGAACGTCCACGCGCGCTGGAACACCCCGCCGGAGGACAGCGCCTGCATCCAGTGGGCGCGCGGCGTTTCCGACCGCACCGCCCGCTACGCAACGGGCGGCGTCTATGTGAACTTCGTCACGGACGACGAACAGCGCGTCCAGGCCGCCTACGGGCCGAACTACGAACGCCTGCGGGCGTTGAAGGCCACATACGACCCGGCCAACCTGTTCTGCGTGAACCAGAACATCGCGCCGAGCGGGTGA
- a CDS encoding hemerythrin domain-containing protein → MPTLSIPAWSPSLEVGNAIIDADHKETVELLNDAAKASDADLPAHFTAFAQHLRDHLAREEELMHQYGFPPTPIHVHEHNRVRLELEGIAKRLDAGNLALVRGYLTEVVPKWFINHKNTMDSATAAWIRSQGG, encoded by the coding sequence ATGCCCACCCTCTCGATCCCCGCCTGGAGCCCGTCCCTGGAAGTCGGCAACGCCATCATCGATGCCGACCACAAGGAAACCGTCGAGTTGCTGAACGACGCCGCCAAGGCGTCGGACGCCGACCTGCCCGCCCATTTCACCGCCTTCGCCCAGCATCTCCGCGACCATCTGGCCCGCGAGGAGGAGCTGATGCACCAGTACGGCTTCCCGCCGACTCCCATTCACGTGCACGAGCACAACCGCGTCCGCCTGGAGCTGGAAGGCATCGCCAAGCGCTTGGACGCCGGGAATCTGGCTCTGGTCCGCGGCTATCTGACCGAAGTCGTGCCGAAGTGGTTCATCAACCACAAGAACACCATGGACAGCGCCACCGCCGCCTGGATCCGCAGCCAGGGCGGCTGA
- a CDS encoding M3 family oligoendopeptidase, which translates to MPDSALAATGDGPDLGTLPSWDLTDLYPGMDSPELKADLERMERASKDFYEKYATKLAGLDGDAFAAAIRAYEHIDEVLSRVMSYAGLVYNGNMTDPAIAKFYQSAQERVNGISTHLVFFTLEINRLEDKVLDAKLKASKDLARYAPWLRDVRLFREHQLSDEVERLLHEKHVVGRAAWNRLFDETIASLRFPIGGKELTCAEALNRLSDRRPEVRKEAGTVIGRVMGDNIRLFALVTNTLAKDKEIDDKWRNYKAPTSARNLSNRVEDEVVDALATAVKDAYPALSHRYYAMKAKWFGQDHLDYWDRNAPLPDDTDRSIRWDEARDLVLGAYGRFSPDLAALGKRFFDNAWIDAPVRPGKAPGAFAHPTVPSVHPYLLVNYQGKTRDVMTLAHELGHGVHQILAGGQGHLLSDTPLTLAETASVFGEMLTFRALLDRETDPKRRKIMLASKVEDMLNTVVRQIAFFDFERRVHTERREGELTAERLGEIWMAVQTESLGPALRFDEDYRNYWSYIPHFIHSPFYVYAYAFGDCLVNSLYAVYQESEKGFAEKYLAMLSAGGTLRHQELLAPFGLDASDPAFWQKGLNVIRGFVDELENQS; encoded by the coding sequence ATGCCCGACTCCGCCCTGGCCGCCACGGGGGACGGCCCGGACCTCGGCACCCTGCCCTCCTGGGACCTGACCGACCTCTATCCGGGCATGGACTCGCCGGAGCTGAAGGCCGACCTGGAGCGGATGGAACGCGCGTCCAAGGACTTCTATGAGAAATACGCGACCAAGCTGGCCGGGCTGGACGGCGACGCCTTCGCCGCCGCCATCCGCGCGTACGAGCACATCGACGAGGTGCTGTCGCGGGTGATGTCCTATGCCGGGCTGGTCTACAACGGCAACATGACCGACCCGGCCATCGCCAAGTTCTACCAGTCGGCGCAGGAGCGGGTGAACGGCATCTCCACCCACCTCGTCTTCTTCACGCTGGAGATCAACCGGCTGGAGGACAAGGTTCTGGACGCCAAGCTGAAGGCGTCGAAGGACCTCGCCCGCTACGCCCCCTGGCTGCGCGACGTCCGGCTGTTCCGCGAGCACCAGCTCTCCGACGAGGTGGAGCGCCTGCTCCACGAGAAGCATGTGGTCGGGCGCGCCGCCTGGAACCGCCTGTTCGACGAGACGATCGCCAGCCTGCGCTTCCCCATCGGCGGCAAGGAGCTGACCTGTGCGGAGGCGCTGAACCGCCTGTCCGACCGCCGTCCGGAGGTCCGCAAGGAGGCCGGGACGGTGATCGGCCGGGTGATGGGCGACAACATCCGCCTGTTCGCCCTGGTCACCAACACGCTGGCCAAGGACAAGGAGATCGACGACAAGTGGCGCAACTATAAGGCGCCCACGTCGGCCCGCAACCTGTCCAACCGCGTCGAGGACGAGGTGGTGGACGCGCTGGCCACGGCGGTGAAGGACGCCTACCCGGCCCTGTCCCACCGCTACTACGCGATGAAGGCCAAGTGGTTCGGCCAGGACCATCTGGATTACTGGGACCGCAACGCGCCGCTTCCCGACGACACCGACCGCAGCATCCGCTGGGACGAGGCGCGCGATCTGGTTCTGGGCGCCTATGGCCGCTTCTCGCCGGATCTCGCGGCGCTCGGCAAGCGCTTCTTCGACAACGCCTGGATCGACGCGCCGGTGCGCCCCGGCAAGGCGCCGGGCGCCTTCGCCCACCCCACGGTGCCCAGCGTCCACCCCTATCTCCTGGTCAACTACCAGGGCAAGACGCGCGACGTGATGACGCTGGCGCATGAGCTGGGCCACGGGGTGCACCAGATCCTGGCCGGCGGCCAGGGGCACCTGCTGTCCGACACGCCGCTGACCCTGGCGGAGACCGCGTCGGTGTTCGGCGAGATGCTGACCTTCCGCGCCCTGCTCGACCGCGAGACCGACCCGAAACGCCGCAAGATCATGCTGGCCTCCAAGGTCGAGGACATGCTGAACACGGTGGTCCGCCAGATCGCCTTTTTCGACTTCGAGCGCCGCGTCCACACCGAGCGCCGCGAGGGCGAACTGACCGCCGAGCGGCTGGGCGAAATCTGGATGGCGGTGCAGACCGAAAGCCTCGGCCCGGCGTTGCGCTTCGACGAGGACTACCGGAACTACTGGTCCTACATCCCGCACTTCATCCACTCGCCCTTCTACGTCTACGCCTACGCGTTCGGGGACTGTCTGGTGAACTCGCTCTACGCGGTCTACCAGGAGTCGGAGAAGGGCTTCGCGGAGAAGTACTTGGCGATGCTGTCGGCGGGCGGCACGCTGAGGCATCAGGAGCTTCTGGCCCCCTTCGGGCTGGACGCCAGCGACCCGGCCTTCTGGCAGAAGGGGCTGAACGTCATCCGCGGCTTTGTTGACGAGCTGGAAAATCAGTCCTGA